The genomic window CTTTAAGAAGATGAACGAACATTTGAAACAGGAGCACAATAGGAACATCTGTATGCTCTGTGCGGGACATAAGAGAGCCTTTCCGAGTGAATTGGAGGTGATGAGTGTGAAGCAGTTGAAAGCACACGAGTCCCGTGGTGACCCAAAGGATGGGTTCAATGGTCATCCAATGTGTGGATTCTGCACGGGTAAGCGGTTTTACTCTGATGACGAATTGTACAAGCACATGAAGTTGTCGCACGAACGGTGCCACATCTGTGACCAATTGAACCCTGCCCAGCCGCAGTATTTCAAGAACTACGACGACCTCTTCGAGCACTTCAGAAGCGCGCATTACGTGTGTGCAGTACCGTCGTGTCTTGACTCCAAGTTCGTTGTTTTCGCCGATGAGTTGGACTTGAAAGCCCACATCATAAAAGACCATCCACACTTGGCTGGAGACAACAGAAGGGCTCTTTCGCTTGTCGATAGCGGACCTAGAAGGTTCAGGTCTGAGATCACAACGTTTTCGAATCCAACCAGGGTCGTCGACGTTCAAGAGGACCACTCTAACCCAGCAAACTCTAGGGATGTCAAGCGGAAAAGAATGGAACAAAGAGCAAGACATTACCTTGGCAATTCCAAATCGGACTTTGATGCATTCATGATTATTAACgatttgttcaacaaaaatgaaatctcAGCTCAAGAGCTCCAATCAAAGTACGAGGACTTGTTCCAGAATCATAAAGATGATATACATTTATTAATATACGACTTTTCAGAGTTGTTCCACTCAACGTCAGAAAAACACAAGCAATTGCGTGCTATTTACGATAATATcatgaagaaaaaagaaaatgcaaCCAAGTTCAGACCCTTGGCGTCCCCAGACACCTCAACTGCTGTCAATGTAGTCCGTGGGAAATGGGGCCAAAAGGCTTCAGGTTCCGTTAAGGGATCCAATGTCAAATTCACTTCTTTGCCTGCAGTGGCAGAGCCAATATTTTCCACAAGAGCTCCGTACACTAATTTACGCAGAAACGAGTCAACTCCGACTCCAGTCATCAAGACCGGTCTAGCCTCGAAGTCCTCGTCATCAAGCTCTCTAAACTAtgccaacaacaacaacaacagcacGATGTCTGGTCCAGCGGGATCCAAACAGTTCGTTTCATCGCAACCGAACGTCACTGCCATCAAGTCATCTACTCCAACGAGCTTCCCGAAGCTACAACCACCaaagcagaagaaattcGTTGCTCCTCCTGTCAAACAACATAACATACCTAACCCTTCATCATGGGGTAAAACCTCGACTTCAAATTCTAATTCAAGTGACGACCTCGTTGATCTCAATGCATTAGGGAATACCTTACCGACTACCGGTGGtaacaagaaaaagagcaaGCAAAAACAATTACTATTCCATATAGGCATATAGACTCCACTTAAGACAATCTCTtaatataaaaataaaaataaatttacttcttcttttttccttaCACTTACACTTGTACTTTGACCTCATCTTACTGGAATTACCTGTTGTCTTAAACACCTTTGTCTACAGAGAGGACATTCTTGTCTTTCCAACGTCCACTCCATTATGCAGTCCCAGCAGAAAAGATGCCCACAAGAAGTTGCACTAGGGTCAATCATATAGTTTAAACAAAGCACGCATTTTCTcgattcttcttcaataaatgGCAGTACCGTAGGGTCGCTGAGATCTTTCGGTATATGTTGCTTTGACATCGATTTCAAGTCATTGTGCCCGCCTTCACTACGACTTCCGATTAAATCGCTAAGGTGTCTTGCTATACTAGGTAGCACTTTGGACGCTAGCTGAAGCCCAAGAATAAATCCAAGTACCTTATAATTCTGCGaagacttcttcttgaactctACCTCATTCTTGTTCATTTCATGCCCAATCGCGTACCGCATTCCGAATATTCTCTTCGATATATCGTAGTATTTTCCGCTTAAATAAAATGCAATCATATGTAAATTCAACGCTGCATCCAAAACATCCTTGAAGCTTCTGCCATTGAATAACTTAAAAACACCGTGGTCTCTTTCATTGAGTTTATAACGATAGAATAGCTTTGATAATAACCACGGTACCCCGCAATAGCTAATTACGAATCCAATTCTTTGTAGAAGCCTTACAATTCCACGACCCCTTCGATTTACATAGGTCAAATCAGCATATTCTTCCCCTAAAGTTCTCTTATAGCGCAGTGTGGTAGTAGAGAGATACACTAGTTTGCTGAGTATTGCTATTTCATTGACATATCTGTTGGTGAACTGTTGTCCCTTAactcttttcaaaacatCTTGAATCTTTTGAAGCAACAAACCTTCTACAGAATCATCTTTTTGGTGAGCTTGAACTATGCTAGGGGTATCTGCAAATGGGAATTGCATTGGGGATACCATTATACCTCCAATAATGCTGGTATATGCCTCAAAATTATTATATCAATTCCTTCTCTCTTATTTACTGTGCACTTtttatattgttgttataaGCTTTGTATTAAGAAGAATCTCAAATTCCAACTTTAATCTATTTCATGCCTCTAATAAGACAAAACTTATCATAAATATTGGAGAACACAAGTCCCAACAGAACCCATTGAATGGCGACGATCAGCTAAACAGTTACAAATAAGATGGATGAAACTTGGGAAACTATTATTAGTAAAGATATCGATGTTTCATCGACATTGAAAGAGAACTGTACATCGATAGAAGACGTCAAAGGTTTATTAAAGGTCGCTCAAGGTTGGATATCTGCTGGAATTCATGacatagaagaagagaaacgaTGCTGGATGTGCATCTCCACCATTTTGGGCTCTGTAAATGTGAAAGATTGGTCTGCATTGGAGTTTGTATGCAGGGGAATCTTGTtaagaagcaaagaaaaagagctAAGGCCTACGCTTCAGATGACAGCAAATGCATTAATGTGCAGTTATCCTGAAAAAATGGAGCAGAAATGTGGTAATATACTACAGGAACTATTGATCGAGGCCGAAGAAGATTCAGGCACAGATTCAGTACTTTTACTTGTACAGGCAATGTCCTTACTATTCCCAATCTGTCTTAGTATGTGTAAGGACATGCTAGTGTCTACAGACTTTCAAGACGTGTTGATAGGAAAGTTGAAGCTTAACGAAACTGTTAATTCCGAGTTGGTTTTGGCGTCGCTAAACTTGCTATCTGTGGCATGTATCGATGACTCTATGAGAACTTTTATTTGTGAGCACTATCTAAAACTCTTGGAGCAAACGTTCACTGTGGCGAAGTACAAAATAGGCACAGCTTTAGTGCTAATTAAGATATGGAACTTCACCAAGTTGCAAAAGCAAACTTTAGATGAGTGTATCAgtatttttattgaatCGTTTGCCAAGGGAGAACATGTTGAGGAGAGTACAGAATCGTTAGCCTACCTCACTTTGAAGCCCAGCGTAAGGGTTCTGCTCAGAAACAATGGGGATGTGAGCTTGAAGTTAATTGAGATGCTCAAGTCTGAAGAAACAGCCCCATCAGAGGCATACGCAATATTGTGTATCATCGCAAATTTAAGCAGTCTTCCGGCCGACTctggagaagaagacacaatcaacaagttgaagCAGTCTCTCAAATCCAAACAAGAAAGGGAACAAGAAGCTGCAACCGTGGAAAATttacaagaaatacaagAGTTCAACAGGGACTACATCATCGACCTAGACCTAATCGGCCGCCTAAAATCCATGAAATTATCCACATCCTCATTCAACCAGGCCATCAAAATCGTCTATAACGTAACACGAGACAAGAAACTTATCCCAGATAGTGTGAAGCAGGGCGCAGGCGTGATGCTTTTGGTGTTTTTGGCCCAGAAAAGGGAAGTTGCAAAGGACGAATACTATTTCTTAGCAATCAGAGCTCTATCTAAGATACTAATCCACGTAAACCCACAGACCGCATTCAACAAGTTCTCGCCATTGAGCACAGTCCCATTCTTGTTCGAAATGCTTCCATCAGGAGAAGACGCTGCTGACGAATCGACTACCAATGCCCTTCTATCACAGCCGCAATTCACTCCTCTAGACACATACGAATCGCTCTTAGCACTAACGAACCTAGCAACCATAAACCAGGGCTCTGACCTGGGCAAAATTATCGCAGGCAACCCCAAGTACTGGAGCACCATCGAAAATCTTCTCCTAGACTCTAGAGTCCAAATCCAAAGATCCACTCTCGAACTCATCTCGAATCTAATGGCCTACCCAATGAACTTGGCCgccaagttcttcaactccGAGAACCCAAAAAGCTCACAAAACTTCAACACACTCGTGAAACTTCTCGAGCTACAGGACCTCCAATCGCAGAGAGCCGTCGCTGCTATCTTCGCAAATATCGTCACCACCGTTCCATTTATCTGCGAAGAATTATCACACAAGGAAAACCTATCGCAAACCCTCATTAGAGTCTTCAAGGCTCAACACAACGACACAGATCTCAGGCAAAGACTACTAGTACTTCTCCTATCCATCATGGGCTCGAACCCAGACGTAGTAACCAGCGTCAAGAACGATGCAACACTACTAACCACAATTAAACAATACAAACAAAGTCCGGACCCTTTAACTTCGGAAATAACTACAGATATACTAAAATTGGTACCATAAATAAGACTAAAcaattatttattattcaTAAACTGTAAGCCAACTGTAAGCCAACTGAACCCCCAGAGGCAATGCATCCCAAGATGCAATGTATCCCAGAATAGAATACTCTTTTCTTCGGTACATGGCGCAGCGCGATGAACCTTTTGTGACTAAAGAGGCTTGCTTGTTTTctacagaaaaaaaaaaaaaatacgtAAAGCTGtgtatataatatgtaCATAAAGtttaatataataataagcACAAGGTTCAAACATTTATAAGCAACAATAATCAATTGTAGTGCTGGTATAC from Kluyveromyces marxianus DMKU3-1042 DNA, complete genome, chromosome 6 includes these protein-coding regions:
- the HEL2 gene encoding E3 ubiquitin-protein ligase HEL2, which translates into the protein MSSNGESSRANGGVRRAQGPSTSNRGKRRTTGNGKKNGAAGSEWRPVNGTGSAGDGDGDDGEEVCLICAGRLEVVALSPCNHPTCHKCCLRQRALYEKKQCLFCRGEVENIILTDKLDETYGDLAGKLVESRELKNEKLGIQFTSEGVKNRAMKLLQYTCPFGDVDRDLGSFKKMNEHLKQEHNRNICMLCAGHKRAFPSELEVMSVKQLKAHESRGDPKDGFNGHPMCGFCTGKRFYSDDELYKHMKLSHERCHICDQLNPAQPQYFKNYDDLFEHFRSAHYVCAVPSCLDSKFVVFADELDLKAHIIKDHPHLAGDNRRALSLVDSGPRRFRSEITTFSNPTRVVDVQEDHSNPANSRDVKRKRMEQRARHYLGNSKSDFDAFMIINDLFNKNEISAQELQSKYEDLFQNHKDDIHLLIYDFSELFHSTSEKHKQLRAIYDNIMKKKENATKFRPLASPDTSTAVNVVRGKWGQKASGSVKGSNVKFTSLPAVAEPIFSTRAPYTNLRRNESTPTPVIKTGLASKSSSSSSLNYANNNNNSTMSGPAGSKQFVSSQPNVTAIKSSTPTSFPKLQPPKQKKFVAPPVKQHNIPNPSSWGKTSTSNSNSSDDLVDLNALGNTLPTTGGNKKKSKQKQLLFHIGI
- the PEX10 gene encoding ubiquitin-protein ligase peroxin 10 → MVSPMQFPFADTPSIVQAHQKDDSVEGLLLQKIQDVLKRVKGQQFTNRYVNEIAILSKLVYLSTTTLRYKRTLGEEYADLTYVNRRGRGIVRLLQRIGFVISYCGVPWLLSKLFYRYKLNERDHGVFKLFNGRSFKDVLDAALNLHMIAFYLSGKYYDISKRIFGMRYAIGHEMNKNEVEFKKKSSQNYKVLGFILGLQLASKVLPSIARHLSDLIGSRSEGGHNDLKSMSKQHIPKDLSDPTVLPFIEEESRKCVLCLNYMIDPSATSCGHLFCWDCIMEWTLERQECPLCRQRCLRQQVIPVR
- the SHE4 gene encoding She4p, whose translation is MDETWETIISKDIDVSSTLKENCTSIEDVKGLLKVAQGWISAGIHDIEEEKRCWMCISTILGSVNVKDWSALEFVCRGILLRSKEKELRPTLQMTANALMCSYPEKMEQKCGNILQELLIEAEEDSGTDSVLLLVQAMSLLFPICLSMCKDMLVSTDFQDVLIGKLKLNETVNSELVLASLNLLSVACIDDSMRTFICEHYLKLLEQTFTVAKYKIGTALVLIKIWNFTKLQKQTLDECISIFIESFAKGEHVEESTESLAYLTLKPSVRVLLRNNGDVSLKLIEMLKSEETAPSEAYAILCIIANLSSLPADSGEEDTINKLKQSLKSKQEREQEAATVENLQEIQEFNRDYIIDLDLIGRLKSMKLSTSSFNQAIKIVYNVTRDKKLIPDSVKQGAGVMLLVFLAQKREVAKDEYYFLAIRALSKILIHVNPQTAFNKFSPLSTVPFLFEMLPSGEDAADESTTNALLSQPQFTPLDTYESLLALTNLATINQGSDLGKIIAGNPKYWSTIENLLLDSRVQIQRSTLELISNLMAYPMNLAAKFFNSENPKSSQNFNTLVKLLELQDLQSQRAVAAIFANIVTTVPFICEELSHKENLSQTLIRVFKAQHNDTDLRQRLLVLLLSIMGSNPDVVTSVKNDATLLTTIKQYKQSPDPLTSEITTDILKLVP